From Candidatus Thermokryptus mobilis, the proteins below share one genomic window:
- a CDS encoding fumarylacetoacetate hydrolase family protein — protein sequence MKVLSLRTEREGFIGLIYDESGRILNLTDALPLYQKLKNKIDDFPKIKTVTELFREQLFNIDLFKRVVDFVDKHNLMEYLFVKESFRYNAPVEYPPKLICLGRNYELHAREFGSSAPEGEPIIFAKSSTSVVGHLETIYLPSEVGRIDHEIELAVVIGKRGKKIRRENAWNYIVGYTIMIDVTARDLQRKDIELKYPWFRSKSFDYFAPMGPWIVTADEIQPPVELDLKLWVNDELRQNSNTRNMIFDIPTIIESISKYITLYPGDVISTGTPEGVGPIKPGDKITAWIQNIGELVNYVEMEVD from the coding sequence ATGAAAGTTTTATCTTTGCGGACTGAACGAGAAGGTTTCATTGGGCTAATTTATGATGAAAGCGGGAGGATTTTAAACCTAACGGATGCTCTTCCACTTTACCAGAAGTTAAAAAATAAAATTGATGATTTTCCAAAGATAAAAACGGTCACCGAACTTTTCAGGGAGCAACTATTTAACATAGACCTTTTCAAGCGAGTTGTTGATTTCGTTGATAAACACAATTTGATGGAATATCTTTTCGTCAAGGAATCATTCAGATATAATGCTCCGGTTGAGTATCCTCCAAAGCTTATTTGTTTGGGCAGAAATTACGAGTTGCATGCTCGTGAGTTTGGCTCATCAGCTCCTGAGGGGGAACCGATAATTTTCGCAAAAAGTAGCACCTCTGTCGTTGGTCATCTTGAGACAATTTATCTTCCAAGTGAGGTTGGCAGGATTGACCACGAGATTGAACTTGCCGTTGTCATAGGGAAAAGGGGAAAGAAAATCAGGCGTGAAAATGCGTGGAATTATATCGTTGGATATACGATCATGATTGATGTCACAGCAAGGGACCTTCAGAGGAAAGATATAGAATTGAAATATCCGTGGTTTAGGTCAAAAAGCTTTGATTATTTTGCACCGATGGGACCTTGGATTGTGACTGCTGATGAAATTCAACCACCCGTTGAACTTGATTTGAAACTTTGGGTCAACGATGAACTTCGCCAAAATTCAAACACAAGAAATATGATTTTTGATATTCCGACAATAATTGAGTCAATAAGCAAATATATAACGCTTTATCCTGGTGATGTTATTTCAACTGGAACACCTGAGGGTGTAGGACCGATAAAGCCTGGGGATAAAATCACCGCTTGGATTCAGAATATAGGGGAGTTGGTAAATTATGTTGAGATGGAAGTTGATTAA
- a CDS encoding NAD(P)/FAD-dependent oxidoreductase, whose protein sequence is METFRRKSFWLETAGEFKSQPELKGHLKVDIAIIGGGFTGLSTAYHIKKAQPSLDVAIVESQICGYGASGRNAGFGMTLFGLTFSLTALRFGKDKAVQAHHYMEKAVDYLSEFITENKIDCDYERPGFLRVATSKPYVKRIKHEIDLVRSLGIEGIEWLSQEEVRREVNSPLYLGAWWEPRCVLLNPAKLAWGIRNLNLELGVKIFEFSPVFEARKENSNFKIKAGKGEITAKKILFATNAFSHLFPQLKRKQVPAFTYIVLTEPLDEKFFNDVGWKNRQGIEDARNLVHYYRLTKDNRLLMGGGDVGVAFGKNMNLDENERIFKELKNYVKKLFPVLKDVKFTHQWGGPVSVTIDMAPAIGKIGNENAYYSLGCVGHGVSLTNLNGKLLADLLLERKTDLTEIFFVNRKTIPWPPEPLRFGISHLIRGYMRLEDKILDA, encoded by the coding sequence ATGGAAACATTCAGGAGAAAAAGTTTTTGGCTTGAAACAGCTGGTGAATTTAAATCACAACCGGAATTAAAAGGACATCTAAAAGTTGACATCGCAATAATTGGTGGTGGTTTCACAGGACTTTCAACCGCGTATCACATTAAAAAAGCTCAACCGTCGCTTGATGTTGCCATAGTTGAATCACAAATCTGTGGATATGGAGCAAGCGGTAGAAACGCCGGCTTTGGAATGACGCTTTTCGGTTTAACCTTCAGCTTAACTGCTTTAAGATTTGGCAAGGATAAAGCCGTTCAAGCCCATCATTATATGGAGAAAGCAGTTGATTATTTAAGCGAATTCATCACAGAAAACAAAATTGATTGCGATTACGAAAGACCAGGATTTTTAAGGGTAGCAACATCAAAGCCCTATGTAAAAAGGATTAAACACGAAATAGACCTTGTGCGTTCACTTGGAATAGAGGGTATAGAATGGCTTTCACAGGAAGAAGTGAGAAGAGAGGTCAACAGTCCCCTTTATCTTGGCGCTTGGTGGGAACCAAGATGTGTTTTATTAAACCCAGCAAAACTTGCTTGGGGGATTAGAAATTTGAATCTTGAACTCGGTGTTAAAATTTTTGAGTTTTCCCCTGTTTTTGAAGCAAGAAAAGAAAATTCAAACTTTAAAATCAAAGCTGGAAAGGGTGAAATCACAGCGAAGAAAATTTTGTTCGCTACAAACGCCTTCTCACATCTTTTTCCCCAACTTAAACGAAAACAGGTTCCAGCTTTTACTTACATAGTTTTAACTGAACCGCTTGATGAAAAGTTTTTCAATGATGTTGGCTGGAAAAATAGACAAGGAATTGAAGACGCGCGAAACCTTGTCCATTATTATCGGCTCACGAAAGATAACCGCTTGCTTATGGGCGGTGGAGATGTCGGGGTAGCCTTTGGGAAGAATATGAACCTTGATGAAAATGAAAGAATTTTCAAGGAATTGAAAAACTATGTCAAAAAACTTTTCCCCGTCTTAAAAGATGTCAAATTCACACACCAATGGGGCGGTCCAGTCTCTGTCACAATTGATATGGCACCTGCGATCGGAAAAATAGGGAATGAAAATGCCTATTATAGCCTAGGCTGCGTCGGTCATGGCGTCTCACTTACAAACTTAAACGGTAAACTGCTTGCGGATTTACTCCTTGAAAGAAAAACTGACTTAACTGAAATTTTCTTCGTAAACAGAAAAACCATACCCTGGCCACCTGAACCATTACGCTTCGGGATAAGCCACTTGATACGTGGCTATATGCGACTTGAAGACAAAATACTTGACGCTTAA
- a CDS encoding aminotransferase class V-fold PLP-dependent enzyme, translating into MRRKEFLRSIAFLTTAGFLAPNLKFKTERSFDEFKSELSQIEPSDARFWRLVRGQFPIPKDYIYLNTGGLGSSPYVVSQRVKEEMDNLDRFPTPNHDIEKWWKIKEKFANFLNCDKEEIAFVGCATEGINIIVNGLPLKNGDEVILTTHEHVAGNLPLLNRAKRDGIVLKTFEPDTANWRGNLEMIEKLMTKKTRLIFVSHVTCTTGQRLPEKEICKFAKDKGIWVFLDGAQAPGMMPVNLREYNCDFYTTSGHKWLIGPKRTGILYVKKELLDVVRPLTVGGYSDAGYSIEKNELKFQPSAQRFEYGTQNPALFFGLETALDFINAIGIERIWEHNRALAESFYQELLKIPEVEVLSPADESFRTAMITFKMKNLSYDKIVAHLAERRIRVRPVTEGNLMAVRVSFHLYNNEMDVAKILAEVKNLAKS; encoded by the coding sequence ATGAGGCGAAAGGAATTTTTAAGATCAATTGCTTTTTTGACGACAGCTGGTTTTCTTGCACCTAATTTAAAATTTAAAACCGAGCGAAGTTTTGACGAATTTAAGAGCGAGCTTAGTCAAATTGAACCATCTGATGCAAGGTTTTGGCGACTTGTCAGGGGACAGTTTCCAATACCGAAAGATTACATTTATCTTAACACTGGTGGACTTGGTTCTTCACCTTATGTTGTGAGCCAAAGGGTTAAAGAGGAGATGGATAACCTTGACAGGTTCCCCACGCCGAATCACGATATTGAAAAATGGTGGAAGATAAAAGAAAAGTTTGCAAATTTTTTGAACTGTGATAAAGAAGAGATCGCATTCGTTGGCTGTGCGACTGAAGGGATTAATATAATTGTCAATGGTTTACCGCTTAAAAATGGGGATGAAGTGATTTTGACGACACATGAGCATGTAGCTGGGAATTTACCACTTCTAAACAGAGCTAAAAGAGATGGTATTGTTCTCAAGACATTTGAGCCAGATACAGCAAACTGGCGTGGAAATCTTGAAATGATTGAAAAGTTGATGACTAAAAAAACGAGGTTGATTTTCGTAAGCCATGTCACATGTACAACGGGTCAGCGACTTCCAGAGAAAGAGATATGTAAGTTTGCAAAAGATAAAGGTATATGGGTTTTCCTTGATGGAGCACAAGCTCCGGGGATGATGCCTGTAAATTTAAGGGAATATAACTGCGATTTCTACACAACAAGCGGTCATAAGTGGCTTATCGGACCGAAGAGAACTGGAATTCTTTATGTTAAAAAAGAACTTCTTGATGTAGTAAGACCATTGACAGTTGGGGGTTATTCAGATGCTGGTTATAGCATAGAAAAAAATGAGCTCAAGTTTCAACCGTCTGCGCAAAGATTTGAATACGGGACGCAAAACCCAGCTTTGTTTTTCGGGCTTGAGACAGCGCTTGATTTCATCAACGCAATCGGAATTGAAAGAATTTGGGAACATAACAGAGCACTTGCGGAATCGTTTTATCAAGAGCTACTTAAAATTCCAGAGGTTGAAGTTTTATCCCCAGCCGATGAAAGCTTTAGAACTGCGATGATAACTTTCAAGATGAAAAATTTAAGCTACGATAAAATAGTTGCACATCTTGCTGAAAGAAGAATCAGAGTGCGACCCGTGACAGAGGGAAATTTGATGGCTGTCAGAGTCTCATTCCACCTTTACAACAATGAGATGGATGTTGCAAAAATTTTGGCTGAAGTTAAAAATCTTGCCAAATCGTGA
- a CDS encoding bifunctional nuclease family protein produces the protein MRKIQVDIVGLSATPTGPSSYALILKEVGGDRRLPIIIGSFEAQAIALELENVKPPRPLTHDLIKNILDGLGVSMIEVVVTDLRDGTFYAKIYLELNGLTYEIDSRPSDAIAVAIRCGAPIYVNEEVMEEAGFAPEEETSAEEIEEEEENPSLSDEDITEPPAPKRTPKPTSKEEKLAELQRQLEEAIKKEDYERAAKIRDEIRRLKMGD, from the coding sequence GTGAGGAAAATTCAAGTTGACATAGTTGGTTTATCTGCGACGCCGACTGGACCGAGTTCTTACGCTTTGATATTGAAAGAGGTTGGGGGTGATAGACGTCTTCCTATAATCATCGGCTCCTTTGAAGCCCAAGCTATCGCACTTGAGTTGGAGAACGTAAAACCACCAAGACCCTTGACACACGATTTGATAAAAAATATACTTGATGGGCTTGGCGTTTCAATGATTGAGGTCGTAGTGACGGATTTAAGAGATGGGACATTTTATGCGAAAATTTATCTTGAGCTAAATGGTTTAACTTACGAGATTGACTCAAGACCAAGCGATGCTATAGCGGTAGCGATAAGATGTGGCGCACCAATATATGTAAATGAAGAAGTCATGGAAGAAGCTGGATTTGCACCAGAAGAGGAAACCTCAGCTGAGGAAATAGAAGAGGAGGAAGAAAATCCAAGCTTATCTGACGAAGATATAACCGAACCCCCAGCGCCCAAGAGAACACCGAAACCAACTTCAAAAGAAGAAAAACTTGCTGAACTTCAAAGACAACTTGAAGAGGCAATAAAGAAAGAAGATTACGAACGAGCTGCTAAAATCCGCGATGAGATAAGAAGGTTGAAAATGGGCGATTAA
- a CDS encoding glycosyltransferase family 39 protein: MRAKIFILIFTLGIFLRVFLLDEESLWLDEGTSLKIAKLKTLEIVKLESDANPPLYYLILHFWIKIFGDSEFSVRFPSVIFGSATIFIVFKLLSSFDREVALLSSLLTSISTFLVFYSQEARAYSLFLMISTLSYLFLLEALKRGEMKFFIFYTLSVVLMLYTHIYSFFIVFSHIVFVLLCYANRIKKFSFFFSLSLLFYIPRAIVVLNQAKKIVSQGFWLPRPSFVDIGKTLIQFSGATYPMPRDEAGNVILKSFIIEYSSSAILLFILGVLIFVLHLNFKRVNPERRKFIFMLWIWFLSPIILPFILSQFLTPFYFTRYAIPSSVAFYMLASMGIEFVRKEFKDIILVLVFVLSVVNLVWYYAKTNKEQWREVAKFVEERIEENDLIVASKYVFYYYFKRTDVRTFSFQDLSGEEAEKHIRYFLSIVGGYKRIWFVSSHPWEVEGIALENLKRLMNLNSRKRFLGIEIFLFERRD; this comes from the coding sequence GTGAGGGCAAAAATTTTCATCCTCATATTTACGCTTGGGATTTTCCTGAGGGTCTTTCTACTTGATGAGGAAAGTTTATGGCTTGACGAAGGGACATCTCTGAAAATTGCGAAGCTGAAAACTTTGGAGATTGTAAAACTTGAATCAGACGCAAATCCACCTCTTTATTATCTTATCCTTCACTTTTGGATAAAAATTTTCGGCGATTCTGAGTTCTCAGTTCGTTTTCCATCTGTCATTTTCGGCTCCGCTACAATTTTCATCGTTTTCAAGCTTCTATCCAGTTTTGATAGGGAAGTTGCGCTTTTATCATCTCTTTTGACAAGCATTTCAACTTTTCTTGTGTTTTACTCCCAGGAGGCAAGGGCATATTCACTTTTTTTGATGATTTCAACGCTATCTTATCTTTTCTTGCTTGAAGCGTTGAAAAGGGGGGAAATGAAATTTTTCATCTTTTACACATTAAGCGTTGTTTTGATGCTTTACACTCACATTTATTCTTTTTTCATCGTTTTTTCTCACATTGTTTTCGTTCTGCTTTGCTACGCTAATAGAATTAAAAAATTTTCGTTTTTCTTCTCTCTGTCTTTGCTTTTTTACATTCCGAGAGCAATCGTGGTTTTAAATCAAGCCAAGAAAATAGTTTCTCAAGGTTTCTGGCTACCAAGGCCTAGCTTTGTTGATATTGGGAAAACATTGATCCAATTTTCTGGGGCCACTTACCCAATGCCAAGGGATGAAGCGGGAAATGTGATTTTGAAAAGTTTTATCATTGAATATTCTTCTTCGGCAATTTTGCTTTTTATTTTAGGCGTTTTGATTTTTGTCTTGCATTTGAACTTCAAAAGGGTTAATCCCGAAAGAAGAAAGTTTATTTTCATGCTTTGGATTTGGTTTCTTTCGCCGATAATTTTGCCATTTATTCTTTCCCAGTTTTTAACTCCTTTTTATTTCACAAGATACGCCATCCCGTCGTCGGTTGCTTTTTATATGCTTGCTTCAATGGGGATTGAATTCGTTCGTAAGGAATTTAAAGATATCATTTTGGTCTTAGTCTTTGTTCTCTCAGTTGTTAATCTCGTTTGGTATTATGCAAAGACGAACAAGGAACAGTGGCGAGAGGTAGCGAAATTTGTGGAGGAAAGAATAGAGGAAAATGACTTAATAGTTGCGAGCAAGTATGTCTTTTACTACTATTTCAAGAGAACAGATGTCAGAACTTTCAGTTTTCAAGACCTTTCTGGTGAAGAAGCTGAAAAACACATTAGATATTTTCTCTCTATCGTCGGAGGTTACAAGAGGATATGGTTTGTTTCATCCCATCCGTGGGAGGTTGAAGGGATCGCTCTTGAGAATCTGAAGCGTTTAATGAATTTAAATTCAAGAAAGAGATTTCTCGGGATAGAGATTTTTTTGTTTGAAAGGCGAGATTAA
- a CDS encoding tetratricopeptide repeat protein, with translation MKRCFIFLLSFLILLLTQTLSQSNEKVKQLIADGDEFSEKKFDNYKALEKYTEAYKIDPQNYDVLWKLSKVYVDIGEHLPANTKEEKKKQLEMYEKAREFAELAIKVNPNGSMGYTRRAIALGRIALFKGVWESIDLVKEVKKDCEKAIQLDPNNSVAYYVLGRTHAKLCERPKFARNLLGLGWASYEEAIKNYEKAISLRPTFIMYRLDAAKAYIEVKNYAKAKEHLMKIPELPTEDEDDPQFRKEAQELLEKIKDK, from the coding sequence ATGAAGCGTTGTTTCATTTTTCTTCTCTCTTTTCTCATACTTTTATTAACACAAACTTTATCGCAATCAAATGAAAAAGTAAAGCAACTTATAGCCGATGGGGACGAGTTTTCAGAGAAGAAATTTGACAATTACAAAGCGCTTGAAAAGTATACAGAAGCTTATAAAATTGACCCGCAAAATTACGATGTCCTTTGGAAGTTAAGCAAGGTCTATGTTGACATCGGGGAGCATCTGCCCGCAAATACCAAAGAGGAAAAGAAAAAGCAACTTGAAATGTACGAAAAAGCGAGGGAGTTCGCTGAGCTTGCAATAAAGGTCAATCCAAATGGTTCAATGGGTTATACGCGCAGGGCAATAGCTCTTGGTAGAATTGCACTCTTCAAAGGGGTTTGGGAGTCAATTGACCTTGTAAAAGAAGTGAAAAAGGATTGTGAGAAAGCAATTCAACTTGATCCAAACAATAGCGTCGCATACTATGTCCTCGGCAGAACACACGCCAAATTATGTGAAAGACCTAAATTTGCTCGCAATCTCCTCGGACTTGGCTGGGCAAGTTATGAGGAAGCGATAAAAAATTACGAGAAGGCGATAAGCTTGAGACCGACATTTATAATGTATCGCCTTGACGCTGCGAAAGCTTATATTGAAGTCAAAAATTACGCAAAAGCGAAGGAACATTTGATGAAAATACCAGAACTTCCAACCGAAGATGAGGACGATCCTCAATTTAGAAAAGAGGCACAAGAACTCCTGGAAAAGATAAAAGACAAATAA
- the porD gene encoding type IX secretion system protein PorD, whose translation MKRLFLPILFIFIIGFSNSQEIDCKVTVNFEQLPPQNKADLSDFAEKIQRYINNYKWTNVDLGGEKIQCTMNIFFTSASGNNYQAQIFIGSQRKIYDSDKSTAILRILDDKVDFVYDKNAPLYHDEFRFDPLLSLIDFYVYIIIGYDFDTYEPFGGTEFFEKAFRICTNAQSSKFSRGWQRVASGYSRYNLINELLDPKYSDFRKAMYNYHYNGLDIMQKQPDEAIATIDSVIDVMLNIKNNINQTSTLVKLFFDAKYLELVEIFRNAKNKETYFRKLILADPSHQTTYLEHMKD comes from the coding sequence ATGAAGCGACTTTTTCTCCCCATCCTTTTTATTTTCATCATCGGCTTTTCAAATTCACAGGAGATTGATTGTAAAGTCACCGTTAATTTCGAACAGCTCCCACCGCAAAACAAAGCTGACCTATCTGACTTCGCCGAAAAAATTCAACGATACATCAACAATTACAAATGGACGAATGTCGACCTCGGTGGTGAAAAAATTCAGTGCACTATGAACATTTTCTTTACCTCAGCAAGTGGCAACAATTATCAAGCTCAGATTTTCATCGGCTCACAAAGGAAAATTTATGACTCTGACAAAAGCACGGCAATTTTAAGGATACTTGACGATAAAGTTGATTTCGTCTACGACAAAAATGCACCTCTATATCACGATGAATTCCGTTTTGATCCACTTTTAAGTTTGATTGATTTCTATGTCTATATCATAATTGGCTACGATTTTGACACTTATGAACCTTTCGGTGGGACGGAATTTTTTGAGAAAGCTTTTAGAATTTGCACGAACGCTCAATCTTCAAAATTCTCAAGGGGATGGCAAAGGGTCGCATCTGGCTATAGCAGATATAATTTGATAAACGAACTTCTTGACCCGAAGTATTCCGACTTTAGAAAAGCAATGTACAATTATCACTACAATGGTCTTGACATAATGCAAAAACAACCCGATGAAGCAATAGCAACGATTGATTCCGTTATTGATGTTATGTTGAACATAAAAAACAACATCAATCAAACATCAACGCTTGTAAAACTTTTCTTTGACGCGAAATATCTTGAACTTGTGGAAATTTTCAGGAACGCAAAGAACAAAGAAACATACTTTAGAAAGTTAATTCTTGCCGACCCTTCACATCAGACAACTTATCTTGAGCATATGAAAGATTAA